From one Rhodamnia argentea isolate NSW1041297 chromosome 1, ASM2092103v1, whole genome shotgun sequence genomic stretch:
- the LOC115748721 gene encoding mitochondrial import inner membrane translocase subunit TIM14-3-like isoform X2, whose protein sequence is MASVTSPFVVGATVAAAALGGRYMIAAWQAFKARPAIPRIRRFYPGGFQPAMTRREAALILGVREHAAMQKIKEAYRRVVAANHPDAGGSQYLASKINEAKDVLMGKTRGSGSAF, encoded by the exons ATG GCATCGGTCACGTCGCCTTTCGTGGTGGGCGCCACCGTGGCGGCCGCCGCGTTGGGTGGGAGATACATGATCGCAGCGTGGCAGGCGTTCAAGGCGCGCCCGGCAATCCCGCGCATCCGGAGATTCTACCCCGGTGGGTTCCAGCCCGCCATGACCCGCCGCGAGGCCGCCTTGATCCTAGGAGTAAG AGAGCATGCGGCCATGCAGAAGATAAAGGAGGCTTATAGGAGAGTGGTGGCGGCGAATCACCCGGATGCCGGCGGGAGCCAATATCTGGCTTCCAAGATCAACGAGGCCAAGGATGTGTTGATGGGAAAGACGAGAGGCTCCGGTTCTGCATTCTGA
- the LOC115748721 gene encoding mitochondrial import inner membrane translocase subunit TIM14-3-like isoform X1, whose amino-acid sequence MTEILSCFVDQASVTSPFVVGATVAAAALGGRYMIAAWQAFKARPAIPRIRRFYPGGFQPAMTRREAALILGVREHAAMQKIKEAYRRVVAANHPDAGGSQYLASKINEAKDVLMGKTRGSGSAF is encoded by the exons ATGACAGAGATTTTATCGTGTTTCGTTGATCAGGCATCGGTCACGTCGCCTTTCGTGGTGGGCGCCACCGTGGCGGCCGCCGCGTTGGGTGGGAGATACATGATCGCAGCGTGGCAGGCGTTCAAGGCGCGCCCGGCAATCCCGCGCATCCGGAGATTCTACCCCGGTGGGTTCCAGCCCGCCATGACCCGCCGCGAGGCCGCCTTGATCCTAGGAGTAAG AGAGCATGCGGCCATGCAGAAGATAAAGGAGGCTTATAGGAGAGTGGTGGCGGCGAATCACCCGGATGCCGGCGGGAGCCAATATCTGGCTTCCAAGATCAACGAGGCCAAGGATGTGTTGATGGGAAAGACGAGAGGCTCCGGTTCTGCATTCTGA